CCATATATTCCTTTTCCTTTACAAAACCTAAATTTTCATAATGGTTTTTGTAATAAGGATGGTTGTACCAAGTAATCATTGTCCCAATATGGTCAAAACCCTCCACTAAAACACCTACTTTGTCTAGGTTAGAAAAACCAACAGGGCCTTCCATATATTCTAAGTTGTTTTCATTACCTATTTCAGCGACTTTCTCTAAAAGGGCTTTTGAGACTGCTGGATCATCAATAAAATCGAACCAGCCAAAACGCATTTTTTTAACATGCTGCTCATTTATTTCAAGATGATTGATGACTGCGGCTACACGCCCTACAATTTTCTCTCCATCCATAGCAAGAAAAAACCATGCTTCGGCATCCTTAAAAACCGGATTTTTATCCTTGTCAAAACTTTCCAGTTCATCATTAATAATGGGGGGCACCCAATATTTATTGTTTTTGTAAAGTGAGAAAGGAAATGTTACAAAGCGTTTTAAGTCTTGCTTTGTTTTAGCTTCATGTAGTGTAATCATTGAACTTCTTTAGAAGTATCAATATTAGGGATATTAATCAACAAAGTAAAGTTGAAGGATATGAAAATTATGTAATTAAGATAAGTATTAGAAATCTATCTCGCTACTATCTTTCTTTTTCTTCTTTTCGGCCTTTTTTAATTTTTTTAATTGTTTTTTTGAAGGACCTAAATCAATATCTTCAGCGCCACTTCCTTTATTTTTCCTCTTTTTATCTATCTTCATGGCATCTTTGTCAATTGCGCCGCCATTTTGGTCTGCTTCCTGATCCTCAATTGGCTTTAGACTATCTTTATGGAAATCCATTCTATAAGATCCTCCAATGCCAAAAAAAATGCGCGATGGCGTATTTTTTAAACTTGCACCCATATTAAAATCTAACTGTAAATTTTCTTTTAATAAATGTGCTATACCTCCTCTAATCAATAAATCTGCATATCTATCACTTTGTATACCTTGGTGCTCTACAAATACACTCCATTTTGGGTTTCTAAATGCATGAGATAAAGAAATAGTATAGCTAAGTTCTGGGTCGTCTGTGCTAATACGATCGTATGCGGTATTTGTGATCAATACAAACCTAGGTGTAAGTCTACTTTGTGTCGCAATCATACCTCGGTAAGATAATGTTGGTTCGCCAACATAAAAAGGGTTGTCTCCAAACACAAAATTTGCACCACCATATAATGATACAGCCGGAAGCAAATTTTTAAACTGAAACTTATTGTTGGCTCGCCAACTGTATAAATTTGGTTTATTCGCTTCAGGATTTTTAAAAGGATCATAAATAAGATATTTTAACCCAAGTCTATTTCTAGAAAAATCTCTTCTTTTGGCAAGAAGGTTAAAATTAGAATAGGTAATATCTTGATCTTGAAAAGTGCCTTCATAATTAAGCTCTAACCGCTCAAACAATAATCCGTATCGTAATGAAATGTCAGTGCCCCAGATGTCCGATTGGGTGTTTAATAAGGTGTGATCACGCTGCTCATAAAAAAGTCCCATTTCTGCCTGTACCACATTTTTTCCAACCGCATATGCACTTACCGAAACACCTGGTCGGTTAGAATTTATAACATCGGTATACTGTGAATTTCCCAATACAGGTAACAGAAGTAGAAAACTGAATATGTATAGATTTGATTTTGAGTAGGCAAATAGACTATTCATGAACAAGATTTTATATTTATTTTAATACTATGATTCTATGTTATACAACGTGATAATTGTATTTTTGATATACATAAGCAGTAATAAATGGCGTTTTTAAAAACTATATTGATAATTCTTTTGGTGTATTACCTACTAAAATTTTTAGTAAGGTTATATGCACCAAAAATTTTAAGCTACGCAGCTAAAAAAACTGAGTCTCATTTTAAACAAGCTTTTGATAATCAAAACGCTTCATACGAAGAACAAGTTGGTGATGTTATTATAAATAAAAAAACAACCAAGAAAAAGGCAGATTCTGAAAAAGTAGGTGAATACATTGATTTTGAAGAGCTAGACTAGTTATCTTTGTCAAAACACTACTTACCTATATAATGAAGCAAGGCTTAAAATTCTTTTTCATACATTTCTTTGTAATCGCATTTTTTATAATCGCCGCATTGGCATACTTCAGTCCTGTTCTGCAAGGTAAAGTGATGTACCAGCACGATATTGTCCAGTACACGGGCATGGCCAAGGAACAGAACGATTTTAGAAAAGCAAATGATCAAGAACCTTATTGGACAAATAGTGCTTTTGGAGGTATGCCAACATATCAGTTAGGGGCAAACTATCCGCATAATTATGTTAAACAATTAGACCGTATAATTCGGTTTTTACCTAGACCTGCAGATTACCTTTTTTTATATTTTATTGGTTTTTACATTCTTCTTTGTTGTCTTAAAGTTGATTATAAATTGGCCATAATAGGTGCTTTTGCATTTGGTTTTTCCACATACCTCATAATTATATTAGGTGCAGGGCATAATTCAAAAGCCCATGCGGTTGCTTATTTACCGGTTCTTTTGGCAGGTATTGTACTGGTTTTTAGAAAAAAATATCTTTGGGGTTTTGTTCTTACTGCATTGGCAATGGCCTTAGAAATTTCGGCCAACCATTATCAAATGACCTATTACTTTATGCTACTTGTACTTGTATTGGGGATCGTTTATTTGATTTATGCTATTGAGGAAAAAGAAATAAAACATTATTTCATTTCTGTTGGCCTATTATTAGTAGCGGTTACTTTGGGTATCGCTGCAAATGCTACAGGATTAATGGCAACAAAAGAGTATGCCGATTGGAGTACACGCGGTAAAAGTGAATTGACAATAAACCCTGATGGCTCCGCAAAAGAGGATACAGGTGGTCTTAGTAAAGAATACATAACGCAATGGAGTTATGGTATTTCCGAATCATTGAATTTATTTGTACCACGGCTTTTTGGTGGTGCAAGCCAAGAAAATTTAGGTGAAGATTCAAAATCTTTTAATTATTTACTCGACAAAGGCTTACCAAGGTCAAGTGCTTTGGATTTTGTTAGTGGTTTACCTTTATATTGGGGAGAACAACCCATTACCTCCGGGCCTGCATATTTAGGTGCCGTGATTTTCTTTCTTTTTATTTTAGGATTATTCTTAGTAAAAGGCAAACATAAATGGTGGCTGCTTATTGGCACTATAATATCGTTGATATTGTCATGGGGAAAAAACTTTAGTGCGTTGACGGATTTTATGATCGACTATTTTCCTTTGTACGATAAGTTTAGAGCGGTGTCTTCTATACAAATTGTTTTAGAACTTTGTGTTCCCGTATTAGCAATTTTAGCATTGAAAAAATTGTTTATGGATAAAGTGCCACAAGCAGATAAAATGAAATCTTTGAAGTTTGCTGCAGGTATTGTTTTTGGTTTAGGTGTGTTGTTGTTTGTATTGAAAGGAGCATTTCACTTTGTTGGTGCGGCCGATGATAATCTACGAATGACAGGTTTAGAAGAGCTTCCAGAAATGTTACGTTTAGATCGTAAAGCTGTTTACACTAGTGATTTGTTACGCTCATTAGGTTTTGTATTAGTTACCTCTCTTTTAATTTGGTTTTATTTAAAAGAGAAATTAATGATGAATATAGTAATCATTGCTATTGGGGTTTTAGTAGTAGTAGATTTAGTTGGGGTTGATTTACGCTATGTTAACGACGATAATTTTGTATCTAAACGTAAAATGTTAGAACCTTTTAAAGAAACCGCTGCAGATAAATTGATAGCTGAAGACGATGGTGTATTTCGTGTTTTTGACCAAACTGACGGATTTGATTCTGCAAAAACAGCGTACTTCCATCAAAGTATTACAGGATATCATGCCGCGAAACCAGCTGGTATGCAAGATTTGTTCAACTTCCATATTTATAATGGGAATCTTTCTGTATTGAATATGTTGAATATTAAATATGTAATTCAACAAGATAAAGAAGGAAATTCTTTTCCGATAGAAAATCCAAATGCTAATGGAAATGCATGGTTTATTAAAGAGCTTAAAACTGTTGAAAATGCTGATGTAGAAATTAAGGTATTAGATAGTTTAAATACCAAGAATGTTGCAGTTGTAAACACTTCTAAATTTAAAAATATTTCTGCAGGACAATTTATTGTAGATTCTACTGCCACTATTACATTAACTCATTACCAACCCAATCAACTTACATATACCTTTAATAACGATAATGAAGGTGTTATAGTTTTTTCTGAGATGTACTATAAAAATGGTTGGATTGCAACTATAGATGGTCGTGAAAGTGATTATTTTAAGGTCAATTATGTGCTCAGAGCTATGAAAGTACCTGCAGGTAAGCATACCATTGATTTTATATTTAAGCCAGAAGTTGTAGAAGTGGGCAGTAAAATTAGCTTGGCCAGTTCTATAGTATTAGGATTAGTAATCATTTGTGGATTAGGTTTTTCTTTTTGGAGGTCTAGAAAAGAAGAAAAAGCATAATGAGAAAGGTGCTGGTCATAACTTATTATTGGCCACCTGCTGGCGGACCAGGCGTACAGCGTTGGTTGAAATTTATAAAATACCTAAGAGATTTTGGGGTGGAACCAGTTCTTTATATTCCAGAAAATCCGCATTACCCTTTAATAGATAAATCTTTTTTAAAGGATATCCCTAAAAACCTTACTGTTTATAAACATCCTATAATGGAGCCTTATCGATTGGCTTCAATATTTTCAAGCAAGAAAACCAAACGAATAAGTTCTGGAATAATTCAGACTAAAAATCAATCGTTTTTAGAAAAAGCTTTGCTGTGGGTACGTGGAAATTTATTTATTCCAGATGCAAGAAAATTTTGGGTAAAACCTTCAGTAGATTTTTTAAAAAGTGTTATAGAAAAAGAACAGATTGAAACTATAATTACTACAGGTCCACCACATAGTGTACATTTAATTGGATACTATTTAAAGAAAGAAAAACAACTAAATTGGATAGCAGATTTCCGTGACCCGTGGACAACAATTGGGTATCATAACAAATTGAAATTAACTTCTTCCTCAGCACAAAAACATAAAAGGTTGGAGTCAGATGTATTGAATACTGCTGATAAAATTATAGTAACAAGTAAAACAACTAAATTAGAATTTGAGCATATAACCAAAAGACCAATACGTGTAATAACTAATGGGTATGATGGTGAAATAGTGTCGAATAACAAATTAGATGCTAAGTTTACCATATCGCATATAGGTTCCTTATTAAGCGGTCGAAATCCTAAGAATTTATGGAAGGTTTTAGCTGACTTAGTTAAGGAGAATAGTGAATTTAAAAAAGCACTTTGTCTTCAGTTTATTGGTGTGGTTAGTGATAATGTTTTACAAACTATCGAGGATGCTAAACTTTTGGAACATACTATAGTGTTGGGTTATGTATCGCATGAAGAGGCTTTGGCATATCAAAGGTCTTCTCAAATTCTATTGTTGGTAGAAATAGATTCTGTAGAAACTAAAGGAATTATTCCCGGTAAAGTTTTCGAATATATGGCAGCAAATAGGCCTATTTTAGGTGTAGGCCCCCATAGCTGGGAAGTAGGTGAAATTGTAAAAGAAACTAAAACAGGGTGCATTTTTAATCATTTGGATGATATTGAGCTTAAAAACGTACTTTTAAATTGGTTTTCACAGTATCAGAAAGGGGAGTTGTCTGTTTCTTCTACTACTATTGAACACTATAGTAGAAGGGAACTTACTCGAAAACTAGCCAAATATATATAATGGGAATCGTACTTAAACAATCGTTGAACAATACCATTGTAACCTATATAGGTTTTGCAATTGGGGCAGTCAATACCTTGTTTTTGTATACTAGTTTTATGATGCCAGAAAATTATGGTTTAATACAAGTAGTGACATCCGCAGCTTTAGTTCTAATGCCAATTCTGGCGTTTGGTGTACCAAATAGTCTAGTAAAATTTTATTCAAGTTTTAAAGACGAAAGTGCCAAAGATGGCTTTTTAACTTTAATGCTACTGCTTCCTTTGGTGCTAATAATTCCTATTGCCATGCTGAGTTATTTTGCCAATGAAGCAATAGGAACTTTACTCGCAAAGGAGAATGATATTGTCAAAGGATATGTATGGCATATATTTTTTATTGGTATGGCCATGGCCTATTTTGAAGTGTTTTATGCTTGGGCTAGAATTGAAATGAAATCAATCTTCGGCAATTTTATGAAAGAGATTTTTTGTAGAATAGCGCAGACCGTTTTGCTGCTTCTTTTATGGTATAAGTTTATAGATATAACCTTTTTTATTAATGCCTTGGTGGGTTGTTATGTGTTAAGAACACTAATAATGAAATTATATGCTTACAAAATACGTAAACCTAAACTCAATTTTCATTTTCCGGAGAATCTGGTAAGTATAGTAAAATATAGTGCTTTAATTATTTTAGGGGCTTCTACAGCTATCGTTTTAATGGAAGTAGATAAAGTAATGTTGAATAATTTTTTATCGCTTGATAATGTTGCTTTCTATGCGGTTGCTGGTTTTATAGCGTCAACAATAGCAGTGCCTACAAGAGCTATGCACCAAATAACATACCCTTTAACAGCATCTTATTTAAATAACAAAAATATGTCCGCTCTTAAAGGTTTATATCAGAAAAGCTCATTGACCCTTTTTATTATTTCAGGTTTACTTTTTCTATTAATTCTATTAAACTTAAATGAGTTGTATCAGTTATTACCGGAAACCTATGCAGGCGGATTTATGATTGTTTTTTGGATAGGGTTGGCTAAGGTTTATGATGCTCTTTTAGGAAATAATAATTCTATTTTATATAACTCGGATTATTATCGTTCAATTTTGTTTTTTGGGGTTTTATTAGCAGGCTTGGCAGTCACTTTTAATTTATGGTTAATTCCTACTTATGGTATTGACGGTGCTGCGATAGCTAGCTTTACGGCATTTTTTATATACAATACACTGAAACTGATTTACGTAAATACGAAATTTAAAATACTGCCTTTTACCCATGAAACTTGGAAAGTATTTGGTTTACTTGTTGTTTTTGGAATACTATTTTCCTTATTTACATTGCCTTTTCATCCTATTGCAAATATTGCAATTAAAAGTATTTTATTGATAGTGGCCTATGTGGGAGTATTATACAGATTTAAGATCTCTGAAGATTTATATGGCTTTATAAAGAAATATTTGCCCTTTTAGTTTATTCCTTTTGCGCCTTTAATATATTTATTGAATTACATTTTTTAAAAAATAGTTAATACGTAAATGTTATTGACTTGACAATATGCAATTGGTAGAAAAACATATGGCGGTATTAAGTAATGACGCAATAAGATTGCAAGAATATGGAGTAGGTGTTTTTGAAAGAATTGCAACAAAATCGGCCTTGAAGAAAGCCATTAAAAAGAAAATGATTTTTGTTAATGATAAAGTGGCAACTACGGCAACTTTTATTAAAGAAGGGGATAAAATTGAATATCGTTTCGACCAAAATGATGATACAAGAAAGAAATTTAGATTAAAACTCCCGATTATTTATGAAGATGATTATTTGGCGATAATTAACAAACCCGCTGGTATAGTAGTAAGTGGAAATAATTTTAAGACCGTAGCTAATGCTTTATGTCAAAATTTAAACCCAAGTTCTATTCATGATGCCGCAAAACCACAACCTGCTCATCGTTTAGATTTTGCCACTACCGGACTATTGTTAATAGGTAAAACTAGTAGTGTAATTAAAGAGTTAAATAGATTATTTGAATTTAAAGAAGTTCAAAAATCTTATTATGCTGTAACCATTGGGGCTATGGAACCAAAGGGGGAAGTTAATTTGCAAGTTGATGACAAAGAGGCCTGTTCCATTTTTGAAGTATTAGAAACTATACCTTCGATAAGATTTAATTATTTGAATTTAGTAAAGTTGAGCCCTAAAACAGGTCGAAGACATCAATTAAGAAAACATATGCTGGCGATCGGAAATCCAATTTTAGGAGATGCAACTTACTTTAAGCAGGGTTTAATGTTAAAAGGCAAAGGATTGTATTTGCATGCTCAGTCCTTACAGTTTATTCATCCTAAAACATATCAGGAAATGTATGTTGACACTACCTTACCTGTTAAATTTAATAAGTTATTTCGTAGTATTTCGTAACCAAAAGAAAAACGCCGTAATGAATCATATTCATTACGGCGCTAAACAACTAACCAACCTAAAAACTATTTTAATTTCTTTTGTTACTTCTTGTTGTCGCTGACCTAGAGGTTGTACTTCTAGATGGTGCCTTATTAACCGTTCTACTACTTGTACTTCTACTAACCGTACTTTTAGTTCTAGACGGACTTGCAGTCGTTGATCTAGTAGAACTACTACGTTGAGTTCTCGTACTTGCTGTTCTAGTAGTTGCAGTTCTAGTAACTGGTTTTTTATACGTAGTAGTACTTCTTTTTACCGTTGTACTTCTTGGCTTGCTAACAACTTCTCTTTTAGTTACAGTTCTGCCTGAGTTGCTTCTTACAGCCGAATTATTTCCACGCTTTACTGTATTGTTATTGGATGAACTTCTAGCTACTGTTCCGCTTTGTGAATTTCTACCGCTATTGGTATTAGTTCGTTTTACAGTAGTCGATCTGGCTACTGTTGAATTTCTATTTGTTCTAGCAGTATTATTGTTAGCTAAAGTTCTATTGTTTCTTAAACCATTATCTCTCTTAGCAACAGTTCTATTACTTCTATAAGAATTATCTCTTACCGCTACACGCTTATCATTTCTGTAAATTGTGGCTCTTTCGTTTCT
The genomic region above belongs to Maribacter hydrothermalis and contains:
- a CDS encoding DUF4834 domain-containing protein yields the protein MAFLKTILIILLVYYLLKFLVRLYAPKILSYAAKKTESHFKQAFDNQNASYEEQVGDVIINKKTTKKKADSEKVGEYIDFEELD
- a CDS encoding lipopolysaccharide biosynthesis protein; translation: MGIVLKQSLNNTIVTYIGFAIGAVNTLFLYTSFMMPENYGLIQVVTSAALVLMPILAFGVPNSLVKFYSSFKDESAKDGFLTLMLLLPLVLIIPIAMLSYFANEAIGTLLAKENDIVKGYVWHIFFIGMAMAYFEVFYAWARIEMKSIFGNFMKEIFCRIAQTVLLLLLWYKFIDITFFINALVGCYVLRTLIMKLYAYKIRKPKLNFHFPENLVSIVKYSALIILGASTAIVLMEVDKVMLNNFLSLDNVAFYAVAGFIASTIAVPTRAMHQITYPLTASYLNNKNMSALKGLYQKSSLTLFIISGLLFLLILLNLNELYQLLPETYAGGFMIVFWIGLAKVYDALLGNNNSILYNSDYYRSILFFGVLLAGLAVTFNLWLIPTYGIDGAAIASFTAFFIYNTLKLIYVNTKFKILPFTHETWKVFGLLVVFGILFSLFTLPFHPIANIAIKSILLIVAYVGVLYRFKISEDLYGFIKKYLPF
- a CDS encoding transporter, whose translation is MNSLFAYSKSNLYIFSFLLLLPVLGNSQYTDVINSNRPGVSVSAYAVGKNVVQAEMGLFYEQRDHTLLNTQSDIWGTDISLRYGLLFERLELNYEGTFQDQDITYSNFNLLAKRRDFSRNRLGLKYLIYDPFKNPEANKPNLYSWRANNKFQFKNLLPAVSLYGGANFVFGDNPFYVGEPTLSYRGMIATQSRLTPRFVLITNTAYDRISTDDPELSYTISLSHAFRNPKWSVFVEHQGIQSDRYADLLIRGGIAHLLKENLQLDFNMGASLKNTPSRIFFGIGGSYRMDFHKDSLKPIEDQEADQNGGAIDKDAMKIDKKRKNKGSGAEDIDLGPSKKQLKKLKKAEKKKKKDSSEIDF
- a CDS encoding RluA family pseudouridine synthase, which translates into the protein MQLVEKHMAVLSNDAIRLQEYGVGVFERIATKSALKKAIKKKMIFVNDKVATTATFIKEGDKIEYRFDQNDDTRKKFRLKLPIIYEDDYLAIINKPAGIVVSGNNFKTVANALCQNLNPSSIHDAAKPQPAHRLDFATTGLLLIGKTSSVIKELNRLFEFKEVQKSYYAVTIGAMEPKGEVNLQVDDKEACSIFEVLETIPSIRFNYLNLVKLSPKTGRRHQLRKHMLAIGNPILGDATYFKQGLMLKGKGLYLHAQSLQFIHPKTYQEMYVDTTLPVKFNKLFRSIS
- a CDS encoding YfhO family protein; this translates as MKQGLKFFFIHFFVIAFFIIAALAYFSPVLQGKVMYQHDIVQYTGMAKEQNDFRKANDQEPYWTNSAFGGMPTYQLGANYPHNYVKQLDRIIRFLPRPADYLFLYFIGFYILLCCLKVDYKLAIIGAFAFGFSTYLIIILGAGHNSKAHAVAYLPVLLAGIVLVFRKKYLWGFVLTALAMALEISANHYQMTYYFMLLVLVLGIVYLIYAIEEKEIKHYFISVGLLLVAVTLGIAANATGLMATKEYADWSTRGKSELTINPDGSAKEDTGGLSKEYITQWSYGISESLNLFVPRLFGGASQENLGEDSKSFNYLLDKGLPRSSALDFVSGLPLYWGEQPITSGPAYLGAVIFFLFILGLFLVKGKHKWWLLIGTIISLILSWGKNFSALTDFMIDYFPLYDKFRAVSSIQIVLELCVPVLAILALKKLFMDKVPQADKMKSLKFAAGIVFGLGVLLFVLKGAFHFVGAADDNLRMTGLEELPEMLRLDRKAVYTSDLLRSLGFVLVTSLLIWFYLKEKLMMNIVIIAIGVLVVVDLVGVDLRYVNDDNFVSKRKMLEPFKETAADKLIAEDDGVFRVFDQTDGFDSAKTAYFHQSITGYHAAKPAGMQDLFNFHIYNGNLSVLNMLNIKYVIQQDKEGNSFPIENPNANGNAWFIKELKTVENADVEIKVLDSLNTKNVAVVNTSKFKNISAGQFIVDSTATITLTHYQPNQLTYTFNNDNEGVIVFSEMYYKNGWIATIDGRESDYFKVNYVLRAMKVPAGKHTIDFIFKPEVVEVGSKISLASSIVLGLVIICGLGFSFWRSRKEEKA
- a CDS encoding glycosyltransferase family 4 protein, whose translation is MRKVLVITYYWPPAGGPGVQRWLKFIKYLRDFGVEPVLYIPENPHYPLIDKSFLKDIPKNLTVYKHPIMEPYRLASIFSSKKTKRISSGIIQTKNQSFLEKALLWVRGNLFIPDARKFWVKPSVDFLKSVIEKEQIETIITTGPPHSVHLIGYYLKKEKQLNWIADFRDPWTTIGYHNKLKLTSSSAQKHKRLESDVLNTADKIIVTSKTTKLEFEHITKRPIRVITNGYDGEIVSNNKLDAKFTISHIGSLLSGRNPKNLWKVLADLVKENSEFKKALCLQFIGVVSDNVLQTIEDAKLLEHTIVLGYVSHEEALAYQRSSQILLLVEIDSVETKGIIPGKVFEYMAANRPILGVGPHSWEVGEIVKETKTGCIFNHLDDIELKNVLLNWFSQYQKGELSVSSTTIEHYSRRELTRKLAKYI